GACGATCCCGCGCGCCAGCGCGCGCACGCGGATCTGCAGCTCGAGGTACTCGAGCAGGGCGTCTTCGGGGATCAGCCTGAGCGTGAACAGGTTTGGCGCGGCGCGGAGCGGATCGCGGCGGGGCTCGCCCGTCGCGCGTGGGGGGCCCTCGCAGAGCAGGTCCGGCAGAACCGACGCGTGTCCGAGCTCGACGACCAGCGTCTTTACGCCGGTGTCTGCCGCCAGCCGGCCGAGCGCGGCCGCGACGCTGGTCTTGCCGGTGCCTCCCTTGCCCGTGACGAGCAGGAGACGACGCGCGAGAAGCTGCGCGATCAGGTCCGTCATCGTCGCTCCTCAAGCGGCGCGCCGCGCCCGCCGACCCGGAAGTGGGGCCCCCGAATGACCGTAGAGTGCGAGAACTGCAACACGCGTTTCCACGTCGCCGACGCGCGCATTCCGGCCAAGGGTGCGCGGGTTCGCTGCTCGCGCTGCCACCACCGATTCCACATCACACCGTCGTCCGCTCCACCCAAGCAGCCGAGCGCCGGGGCACAGGGTAGCGCGGAGGAGCCGGTTCTCGGGGGCGAGGCCTCGCGCGAGGAGGATCAGCTCGACCATCCCGAGTTCATCTTCGACCGTCCCGACACCGGACGGACCCGACCGGGGCGAGCCGCGGCGCTCGAGTCGGAGTTCGCGCAGACGCGGCCCGTGCAGCCTCACCTCGCCGAGCCTCCCGAGCCGGCGACGCCCGCGCCCCCGCGGGAAGAGCACATCGTCTCGAGCGGCGGAGTGACCGCCCAGCAGCTTCTCGACGACGGCGCTCCAGACCTGCCGACCGGTCGCCTCGAGATCGCGGGCGCGCTCGGCGAGACCGACAGCATGATCGGCAGCCCCGACGACGGTGCGGCCTCTTCCGCTCGGCCCGCGCCGGCCGACGACCTGATCGATTTCGACGCGCCGGTCGAGAGACTCGCGCCGCCCCGTCCCGGATCGGCGGACATCGCGGCGCTCGCGGCGGAGCTCGGCGAGGACGAGGACACCTCTCTCTCCGACTGGGATCCCCTCGCCACACCCGCGTCCGCGTCGACCGCGATTCCGGCCGACGAGCCGCTCGCGCCGGTCGCCCCGAGTCCCAAGCCCGCAACCTCGAGCCCGGCGCCGCGTCCGAAGCGCCGCGCCCTTGCCGAGACGCCGGCGTTCGATCCCGAGGCCGCCGGCCCGATCGGGCTGGTACTGCGGGTCGCCGCTGCGATCGTCGGCCTGGCGCTGCTCGCCGGAGCCGGGCGGCTCCTCTGGCTGCAGCGCGACGTCGCCGACTTCGCCCCGGAGGTCGTTCAGGCCGCCGGCTGGATCGCGGCCGATCTCGAGACCTTCCTCGCGCGAAGCGGCGACGGCGAACGCGTGGTCGTGGTTCGCGGCAATCTGTTTCCGGAAGGGTCCGCCCCGCCTCCGGACGTCGAGGTGCGGCTGATCGGGGGCGACGGCGAGGCGTTGGTGGCCTCGCCGCGAACCTGGCTGGAGCGGATCGACGACGCCGAGATCTCGCCGGAGCGGCTCGCGATCCGGCTGGCCGGAAGCGGCGGAGAGATCGGCGCAATGGGAGAGCTGGTGACCGGATTCACCGCCGTGATCGCGGATCCTCCCCCGGGGGTGCGCCGGATCGAGGTCAGGCTCAGCGCGCGAGAGCGAGCGCCCACCGGAACCGCCACGGCCGACGCGCCGCCTGCGCCGGCCGCGCCGCCCGCCCTGGAGCCCGCGACCGAGACGGCCGCTCCGGGCCCGGTCGAGCTCCCGAGCGCCGAAGCGCCGGCCGACGTCCTTCCCGCCGCACCTGCACCGGAATAGCCTGGCGGCTACTCGCCCTTCTTCTCGTCGCCTTCCTTGGGCGTGACGTCGATCGCGGTCGGCTCCTTCAGCGCGCCGCGGAAGTTCTTGATCCCCTCGCCGAGGCCCTGGCCGATCTGCGGCAAGCGTGTGGCCCCGAAGATCACGATCACGATCACCAGGATGATCAGAAGCTCGGTCGCGCCCAAGCCGAACATGAACGGGAGATTCGGCGACCTCCGAGTTGAAGTCAACCAAGCGAGTCGAGACACTGCGCGCGATGAAGCCCGCCATCTTCAAGGCCTACGACATCCGAGGTCTCTATCCCGAGGAGCTCGACGCGGCCGCGGCGCTCGCGATCGGGCGGGCGCTCGCGCGCAAGCTCGGGCCGGGTCCGGTCGCGGTCGGCTTCGACATGCGCACCAGCGCCCGCGACCTGCACACGGCGCTCGTCGCCGGGCTTCGCGGCGAGGGCTCCGACGTGATCGACGTCGGCCGCGTCGCCACGCCGATCCTCTACTTCGCGACGACGACGCTTCGCGCGGTGGGCGGCGCGATGATCACCGCCTCGCACAATCCGGGCGCGTACAACGGCTTCAAGCTGTGCGGCCCGAACGCCGCGCCGATCGGGATCGAGTCGGGGCTGCGCGAGATCCGGGACGTCGCGCTCGGGCTGCACGGCCAGCCGGCGCCCGCCCCGCGCGGAACGCTGCGAAGCGAGGACCCGAAGCCGCGCTACTACGACACGCTGCTCGAGCTGTTCCCGTCGCGGCCGCGCCTGCGGGCCGTGATCGACGCGGGCAACGGCATCGCGGGCGAGGCGTACTCGGGCCTGATCGACCGATTGCCGCTCGAAGCGCGGCGCCTGTACTTCGAGCCCGACGGCCGCTTTCCCAATCACGAGGCCGACCCGCTCAAGCACGAGAACCTCGCGGACCTGCGCAAGGCGGTGCTCGAGGATCGCGCGGACCTCGGCATCGCGTTCGACGGCGACGGCGATCGCGCGGTTTTCGTGGACGAGACCGGCGAGGTGATCCCGGCGGATCTTCTCACCGCGCTCTTCTGCGAGGTGATCCTCGAGCGCAAGCTGCTCGGCGCGGGAGCGCGCGCCGCGATGCTCTACGACCTGCGCTCCAGCCGCGTCGTGCCCGAGACGCTGCGCGCGCGCGGCGCGGTGGCGATCCGCAGTCGCGTCGGCCACGCGTTCATGAAAGCGGTCATGCGCGAGCGCGGCGCGTGCTTCGGCGGCGAGCTCTCGGGTCACTACTACTTCAACTTCCCGTCGGGCTACATCGGCGACGACGGCGCGGCCGCGATGATGCTCCTTCTCGAGGCCATCGCCGTGCGCGGGCTCCCGCTATCGAAGCTCTGGCGGCCGTACCGGCGCTACCGCCAGAGCGGCGAGATCAACCGACGGGTCGCCGACGTTCCGGCGACGCTCGCGCGCGTGCGCGCGGCGCACGCGGCAGGCGACGCGGACGAGCTCGACGGGCTCACGGTCAGCTATCCCGACTGGTGGTTCAACCTGCGGCCGTCGAACACCGAGCCGCTTCTGCGCCTGAACCTCGAGGCCCCGAGCGACGCCGAGGTCGCCGCGAGGCGCGACGCGCTGCTCGCGCTGATCGAGGGCTAGCGTCTCGCGCCCGGGATTCCTCGCGGGCCCCGACGTGCTGCGGCGCGGCTTCGCTCTGCTCTGCCGCGAGCGGTCGCTCTGGCCCTGGGCGATCCTGCCGCTGCTCTCGAGCCTCGCGGCGTTCGCGCTCGCGATCTGGGCCTTCACCGCCAATCTCGACGCGATCGCGGCACCGCTCGAGCGCGCGCTCGACCCCGGCGAGCCGGAGGCCTGGTGGGGCTGGGCCTGGGCCGGGCCGCTGCTGGTGCTCGCGCTGCTCGTTCGCTGGCTCCTGCTCGCCGCGCTCGGCGTCGCGATCTATTTCCTGTTCACGGTACTCGGCGGCGTGATCGCGGCTCCGTTCCTCGAGGTGCTCTCCGAACGAGTCGAGCGGATCGCGACGGGCGCGTCCGCGCCGTCGGACTCGGGACTCGCGGCGCTCGCCCGCGGCGCAGTGCGAAGCATCGTCGAGGAGGGCAAACGC
This genomic interval from Deltaproteobacteria bacterium contains the following:
- the tatA gene encoding twin-arginine translocase TatA/TatE family subunit is translated as MFGLGATELLIILVIVIVIFGATRLPQIGQGLGEGIKNFRGALKEPTAIDVTPKEGDEKKGE
- a CDS encoding phosphomannomutase/phosphoglucomutase gives rise to the protein MKPAIFKAYDIRGLYPEELDAAAALAIGRALARKLGPGPVAVGFDMRTSARDLHTALVAGLRGEGSDVIDVGRVATPILYFATTTLRAVGGAMITASHNPGAYNGFKLCGPNAAPIGIESGLREIRDVALGLHGQPAPAPRGTLRSEDPKPRYYDTLLELFPSRPRLRAVIDAGNGIAGEAYSGLIDRLPLEARRLYFEPDGRFPNHEADPLKHENLADLRKAVLEDRADLGIAFDGDGDRAVFVDETGEVIPADLLTALFCEVILERKLLGAGARAAMLYDLRSSRVVPETLRARGAVAIRSRVGHAFMKAVMRERGACFGGELSGHYYFNFPSGYIGDDGAAAMMLLLEAIAVRGLPLSKLWRPYRRYRQSGEINRRVADVPATLARVRAAHAAGDADELDGLTVSYPDWWFNLRPSNTEPLLRLNLEAPSDAEVAARRDALLALIEG